In Drosophila pseudoobscura strain MV-25-SWS-2005 chromosome 4, UCI_Dpse_MV25, whole genome shotgun sequence, the following proteins share a genomic window:
- the LOC26533680 gene encoding uncharacterized protein, with protein sequence MLELVVLFLLSSVSFFVAHLEKPNSFSGYKDATCPIVMGILAAGLVYKNR encoded by the exons ATGTTGGAACTCGTGGTATTATTTCTCCTTAGTTCTGTTTCCTTTTTCGTGGCCCATCTGGAAAAACCAAACTCCTTTTCCGGCTACAAAGATGCCACATGTCCTATTGTAATGGGTATACTCGCTGCTGGATTGGTGTACAAAAAT CGGTAA
- the nop5 gene encoding nucleolar protein 58: MFVLYETPAGYAIFKLMDEKKLEQVDNLYLEFETPEKANKLLKLKHFEKFNDTTEALAAATAAVEGKVAKPLKKTLKKLLIDEVQSSLLVADAKLGTAIKDKLSVQCVYNTGVQELMRCIRQQADSLLGGLPKKEMTAMALGLAHSLSRYKLKFSPDKIDTMIVQAQCLLDDLDKELNNYMMRAREWYGWHFPELGKIITDNVAFVKTIKLVGTRDNMAAADLSDILPEDVEEKVKEAAEISMGTEISEEDVLNIQCLCDEIISINDYRTHLYDYLKARMMAMAPNLTVLVGDTVGARLIAHAGSLINLAKHPSSTVQILGAEKALFRALKTKKDTPKYGLIYHAQLVGQASQKNKGKMSRSLAAKASLATRVDAFGEEATFELGAAHKVKLEARLRLLEEGNLRKLSGTGKAKAKFEKYQAKSEVFTYQPEADNTLNVKKRKHSEAEEEESTPVKKEVKEEPAEEEAELKSEKKKKKKKKQKDEEAPEEEPKPEPEPEEAPTPAKKKKKSKKEQQE, translated from the exons ATGTTTGTGCTCTACGAAACGCCGGCGGGCTACGCCATTTTCAAGCTGATGGATGAAAAGAAGCTCGAACAGGTCGATAATCTGTACTTGGAATTCGAGACTCCGGAGAAGGCGAACAAATTGCTGAAATTGAAGCATTTTGAGAAATTCAACGACACCACAGAGGCGCTGGCCGCCGCCACGGCAGCGGTCGAAGGCAAGGTAGCCAAGCCCCTCAAGAAAACGCTGAAAAAGTTGCTAATCGACGAAGTGCAGTCGTCCTTGCTTGTGGCCGATGCCAAACTGGGAACAGCCATCAAGGACAAGCTATCGGTGCAGTGTGTGTACAACACTGGCGTCCAGGAGCTGATGCGTTGCATCCGCCAGCAGGCGGACAGTCTGCTGGGCGGTCTGCCCAAGAAGGAGATGACGGCCATGGCCCTGGGTCTGGCGCACTCTCTGTCACGCTACAAGCTGAAGTTTTCGCCCGACAAAATCGATACCATGATTGTGCAGGCCCAGTGTCTGCTCGATGATCTGGACAAGGAGCTGAACAATTATATGATGAGGGCCAGGGAATGGTACGGCTGGCACTTTCCCGAGCTGGGCAAGATCATAACCGACAATGTTGCCTTTGTGAAGACCATTAAGCTGGTGGGCACCAGGGACAATATGGCGGCCGCCGACTTGTCCGATATCCTACCCGAAGACGTTGAGGAGAAGGTGAAGGAGGCAGCCGAAATCTCGATGGGCACTGAGATCTCCGAGGAGGATGTCCTGAACATTCAGTGCTTGTGCGATGAGATTATCTCCATCAATGACTATCGCACGCATTTGTACGACTACCTCAAGGCACGCATGATGGCCATGGCACCCAATCTTACGGTGCTGGTCGGCGACACAGTCGGTGCCCGTCTCATTGCCCATGCCGGTTCGTTAATCAACCTGGCCAAGCATCCCTCATCAACAGTACAAATTCTGGGCGCCGAAAAGGCCCTCTTCCGTGCCCTCAAAACCAAAAAGGACACCCCCAAATATGGTCTTATCTATCACGCCCAGCTGGTGGGACAGGCGAGCCAAAAGAACAAGGGAAAAATGTCACGTTCGCTGGCGGCCAAAGCATCGCTGGCCACCCGCGTGGATGCCTTCGGTGAGGAGGCGACCTTTGAGCTCGGTGCGGCGCACAAGGTGAAGTTGGAGGCTCGTCTTCGCCTACTGGAGGAGGGCAATCTGCGAAAGTTGTCTGGCACGGGCAAGGCCAAGGCCAAGTTTGAGAAATATCAAGCCAAGAG TGAGGTGTTCACGTATCAACCCGAGGCGGATAACACATTAAATGTGAAGAAACGCAAACACTCGGAGGCCGAAGAAGAGGAGAGCACACCAGTCAAGAAGGAGGTCAAGGAGGAGCCAGCCGAAGAGGAGGCGGAACTAAAGTccgagaagaagaaaaagaagaagaagaagcaaaagGATGAAGAGGCACCCGAGGAGGAGCCCaagccagagcccgagcccgaaGAGGCACCAACTCCAgccaagaaaaagaaaaagtccaAGAAGGAGCAGCAAGAATAA
- the Wee1 gene encoding wee1-like protein kinase isoform X1: MAFRQSEHEMSVTSLEHLDSSVELRSGTPSPQVFNPRKLRFADDDFDKDQPESLSPQHKKKVAADVSMSPPCQKVRALRLFSTPATPKTILQKSQCSNHLSAAAAVVNASRREELFRLSERPRCLPLHNRSMQPQDTANVNPFTPDSLLAHNKKRCRTQVGRENLNVNAIQKYLLSDTCDDEGPEDVGDPMREIHQAPKRLALHDTNISRFKREFMQVRVIGVGEFGVVFQCVNRLDGCIYAIKKSKKPVAGSSFEKRALNEVWAHAVLGKHDNVVRYYSAWAEDDHMLIQNEFCDGGSLHARIQDHFLGEAELKIVLMHVIEGLRYIHSNDLVHMDLKPENIFSTMNPTAHKLVEAQPQQTKDDDGMDSVYEELRHTDIGDRIYKIGDLGHVTSVKEPHVEEGDCRYLPKELLKDDYSDLVRADIFSLGITLFEVAGGGPLPKNGPDWHKLRNGEVPYLSTLSKDFNELIALMMHPDPDQRPTSQSIFSHPILSAVDSKSKLQLGLELTMERRKNEILMNKLRDAKKTIKQLEAKVNLFAVTNNPESVEGQRCLRSFTRRTRTPFNTHGRYSLGDRNKNVITNV; the protein is encoded by the exons ATGGCATTTCGCCAGTCGGAGCACGAAATGAGCGTCACTTCGCTGGAGCATCTCGACTCGAGTGTCGAATTGCGATCGGGTACGCCGTCGCCGCAAGTGTTTAATCCGCGCAAGCTGCGCTTCGCCGACGATGACTTTGACAAGGACCAGCCGGAGAGCCTGAGTCcgcagcacaagaagaaggtgGCTGCAGACGTTTCTATGTCACCACCATGCCAAAAGGTTCGTGCCCTACGATTGTTCAGCACTCCTGCCACACCGAAGACCATCCTGCAGAAGTCGCAGTGCAGCAATCATCTGTCCGCTGCGGCAGCGGTAGTAAATGCCTCTCGCAGAGAGGAGCTCTTCCGCTTGTCGGAGCGCCCGCGCTGCTTGCCACTGCACAACCGCAGCATGCAGCCCCAGGACACCGCCAATGTGAATCCCTTCACACCAGACA GTCTCCTGGCCCACAACAAGAAACGGTGTCGCACCCAAGTGGGTCGCGAGAATCTCAACGTGAATGCtattcaaaagtatttacTCAGCGATACCTGTGATGATGAGGGCCCCGAGGACGTTGGCGATCCGATGCGCGAGATACACCAGGCCCCCAAGCGTCTGGCCCTGCACGACACGAACATCAGCCGCTTCAAGCGAGAGTTCATGCAGGTTCGCGTGATTGGTGTGGGGGAGTTCGGTGTTGTCTTCCAGTGCGTGAATCGGCTCGATGGTTGCATCTATGCCATCAAAAAGAGTAAGAAGCCAGTGGCAGGTAGTTCCTTTGA AAAACGTGCCCTGAATGAGGTCTGGGCCCATGCAGTTTTGGGCAAGCACGATAATGTAGTGCGCTATTATTCCGCCTGGGCGGAGGATGATCATATGTTGATACAGAACGAGTTCTGCGACGGCGGCAGTCTACATGCCCGTATCCAGGATCATTTCTTGGGCGAGGCCGAACTGAAGATTGTCCTGATGCACGTGATCGAGGGCCTGCGCTATATACACTCAAATGATTTGGTCCACATGGACCTGAAGCCCGAGAATATCTTCTCTACGATGAATCCCACTGCCCACAAGCTGGTGGAGGCGCAGCCGCAGCAAACCAAAGATGATGATGGCATGGACAGTGTCTATGAGGAGCTACGCCATACGGACATCGGTGATCGCATATACAAAATCGGTGATCTGGGCCATGTGACGTCCGTCAAGGAGCCGCATGTGGAGGAGGGCGACTGCCGCTACTTGCCCAAGGAGCTGCTCAAAGATGACTATTCGGATCTGGTTAGGGCGGACATATTTTCGCTTGGCATCACACTGTTCGAGGTGGCAGGCGGTGGACCACTACCCAAGAATGGACCCGACTGGCACAAGCTACGAAACGGTGAGGTGCCCTACCTGTCGACACTGAGCAAGGATTTCAATGAGCTGATAGCCCTAATGATGCATCCCGATCCGGATCAGAGGCCCACATCACAGTCCATTTTCAGTCATCC AATTCTGAGCGCCGTTGACTCCAAGAGCAAGCTGCAACTCGGCCTGGAGCTGACCATGGAGAGGCGCAAGAACGAGATACTTATGAACAAGCTAAGGGATGCAAAGAAAACGATAAAACAGCTCGAGGCGAAAG TTAACCTCTTCGCTGTGACAAATAATCCAGAGAGTGTGGAGGGTCAGCGATGCCTCCGCTCGTTCACGCGACGTACGCGCACACCCTTCAACACCCATGGCCGATATAGCCTTGGCGATCGTAACAAGAATGTTATCACCAATGTTTGA
- the Hrb27C gene encoding heterogeneous nuclear ribonucleoprotein 27C, protein MEEDERGKLFVGGLSWETTQENLSRYFCRFGDIIDCVVMKNNESGRSRGFGFVTFADPTNVNHVLQNGPHTLDGRTIDPKPCNPRTLQKPKKGGGYKVFLGGLPSNVTETDLRTFFGRYGKVTEVVIMYDQEKKKSRGFGFLSFEEESSVEHVTNERYINLNGKQVEIKKAEPRDGSGGQNSNNSTVGGAYGKMNSECSHWGPHHAPMNMIQGQNGQMGGPPLNMPIGAPNMMPGYQGWGTSPQQQGYGYGNSGPGSYQGWGAPPGPQGPPPQWSNYAGPQQTQGYGGYDMYNSTSTGAPSGPSGGGSWNSWNMPPNSAGPTGAPGAGAGTATDMYSRAQTWAAGGPSTTGPVGGMPRTGPGNSASKSGSEYDYGGYGSGYDYDYSNYVKQEGASNYGAGPRSAYGNDSSTQPPYAASQAV, encoded by the exons ATGGAAGAGGACGAGAGGGGCAAACTGTTTGTAGGCGGACTATCGTGGGAGACAACGCAGGAGAATCTGTCGCGTTACTTCTGCCGCTTCGGCGACATCATCGATTGTGTCGTTATGAAGAACAACGAGAGCGGCAGGTCGCGTGGCTTCGGTTTCGTCACCTTTGCCGATCCCACCAATGTAAACCATGTGCTGCAGAACGGTCCGCACACGCTCGATGGCCGTACCATCGATCCGAAGCCATGCAACCCACGCACGCTTCAAAAGCCGAAGAAAGGCGGCGGCTACAAGGTGTTCCTCGGCGGTCTCCCATCGAACGTAACGGAAACCGATCTGCGTACCTTTTTTGGTCGGTACGGCAAAGTGACCGAAGTAGTTATCATGTACGATCAGGAGAAGAAGAAATCCCGTGGTTTCGGATTCCTGTCCTTCGAAGAAGAGTCGTCGGTTGAGCATGTGACCAATGAGCGGTACATCAACCTGAACGGCAAGCAG GTGGAGATCAAGAAGGCCGAGCCTCGTGACGGATCTGGCGGACAGAACTCGAACAACAGCACGGTTGGTGGTGCCTATGGCAAGATGAACAGCGAGTGCAGCCACTGGGGACCCCATCATGCTCCGATGAACATGATCCAGGGCCAGAACGGTCAGATGGGTGGTCCGCCACTGAATATGCCGATCGGTGCGCCAAACATGATGCCCGGCTATCAAGGCTGGGGCACctcgccgcagcagcagggctatggctatggcaaCAGCGGCCCAGGATCGTACCAGGGCTGGGGCGCACCACCTGGCCCTCAGGGCCCACCACCTCAGTGGTCGAACTATGCTGGACCCCAGCAGACCCAGGGATACGGCGGCTACGATATGTACAACTCGACATCGACGGGCGCTCCATCTGGACCGTCAGGCGGTGGCAGCTGGAATTCGTGGAACATGCCGCCCAATTCGGCTGGACCCACTGGAGCACCAGGGGCTGGGGCGGGCACCGCCACGGACATGTACTCGCGAGCCCAGACCTGGGCTGCGGGCGGTCCTTCAACCACTGGACCTGTGGGCGGTATGCCGCGCACTGGACCCGGCAACTCGGCCTCAAAGTCGGGCTCCGAGTACGACTATGGTGGCTATGGCTCCGGCTATGACTACGACTACAGCAATTACGTTAAGCAGGAGGGGGCATCAAACTATGGTGCCGGCCCTAGGTCAGCGTATGGCAACGACAGCTCCACACAGCCGCCGTACGCAGCCTCTCAGGCTGTTTAA
- the x16 gene encoding probable splicing factor, arginine/serine-rich 6 isoform X2 — protein MSRHPSDRKVYVGDLGNNARKNDLEYVFGAYGSLRSVWIARNPPGFAFVEFESARDAADAVRGLDGRTVCGRRARVELSTGKYARSGGGAGGGGGGGGGGGGAGGRDRGGAGGRGDDKCYECGGRGHFARHCRERKARQRRSNSFSRSRSTSRRRRTRSKSGGTRSRSRSAGSVGAGARRSGRSNGRDENGSVSRYSDHERNGSGAVDASPPPPKRRYEDDDDERDRGSRSASPPVRRGGSPPRRRGDSSASRSVSRD, from the exons ATGTCGCGGCATCCGAGTGACCGGAAGGTTTATGTCGGAGATTTGGGTAATAACGCCCGTAAAAATGATTTGGAGTATGTCTTTGGAGCTTACGGCAGTCTGCGCAGCGTCTGGATTGCCCGCAACCCCCCAGGATTCGCCTTCGTGGAGTTCGAGAGCGCTAGAGATGCAGCGGATGCGGTACGCGGTCTAGATGGTCGCACTGTTTGTGGACGCCGAGCTCGGGTGGAGCTGTCCACTGGTAAATACGCAAGATCTGGCGGTGGAGCAGGagggggcggcggcggaggaggaggtggcggAGGCGCTGGAGGACGCGACCGCGGTGGCGCTGGTGGCCGTGGGGACGATAAGTGCTATGAATGTGGAGGCCGTGGACATTTTGCCCGCCATTGCCGTGAGCGTAAAGCAAGACAGCGACGCAG CAACTCGTTCAGCAGATCTCGTAGCACATCCCGTCGCCGTCGCACTCGCTCCAAGTCTGGTGGCACTCGTTCACGCAGTCGCTCCGCTGGCTCTGTGGGCGCTGGTGCTCGCCGCTCTGGCCGCTCAAATGGACGCGATGAGAATGGTTCGGTGTCACGCTACAGCGACCATGAGCGCAATGGCAGTGGGGCAGTGGACGCATCGCCGCCGCCACCTAAGCGGCGCTacgaggatgatgatgatgagcgGGATAGAGGATCACGCTCAGCATCGCCCCCAGTGCGTCGTGGAGGATCACCACCACGCCGTCGCGGCGATTCGTCGGCATCGCGCTCCGTGTCCCGGGACTAG
- the Wee1 gene encoding wee1-like protein kinase isoform X2 — protein sequence MAFRQSEHEMSVTSLEHLDSSVELRSGTPSPQVFNPRKLRFADDDFDKDQPESLSPQHKKKVAADVSMSPPCQKVRALRLFSTPATPKTILQKSQCSNHLSAAAAVVNASRREELFRLSERPRCLPLHNRSMQPQDTANVNPFTPDSLLAHNKKRCRTQVGRENLNVNAIQKYLLSDTCDDEGPEDVGDPMREIHQAPKRLALHDTNISRFKREFMQVRVIGVGEFGVVFQCVNRLDGCIYAIKKSKKPVAGSSFEKRALNEVWAHAVLGKHDNVVRYYSAWAEDDHMLIQNEFCDGGSLHARIQDHFLGEAELKIVLMHVIEGLRYIHSNDLVHMDLKPENIFSTMNPTAHKLVEAQPQQTKDDDGMDSVYEELRHTDIGDRIYKIGDLGHVTSVKEPHVEEGDCRYLPKELLKDDYSDLVRADIFSLGITLFEVAGGGPLPKNGPDWHKLRNGEVPYLSTLSKDFNELIALMMHPDPDQRPTSQSIFSHPILSAVDSKSKLQLGLELTMERRKNEILMNKLRDAKKTIKQLEAKAEYKLS from the exons ATGGCATTTCGCCAGTCGGAGCACGAAATGAGCGTCACTTCGCTGGAGCATCTCGACTCGAGTGTCGAATTGCGATCGGGTACGCCGTCGCCGCAAGTGTTTAATCCGCGCAAGCTGCGCTTCGCCGACGATGACTTTGACAAGGACCAGCCGGAGAGCCTGAGTCcgcagcacaagaagaaggtgGCTGCAGACGTTTCTATGTCACCACCATGCCAAAAGGTTCGTGCCCTACGATTGTTCAGCACTCCTGCCACACCGAAGACCATCCTGCAGAAGTCGCAGTGCAGCAATCATCTGTCCGCTGCGGCAGCGGTAGTAAATGCCTCTCGCAGAGAGGAGCTCTTCCGCTTGTCGGAGCGCCCGCGCTGCTTGCCACTGCACAACCGCAGCATGCAGCCCCAGGACACCGCCAATGTGAATCCCTTCACACCAGACA GTCTCCTGGCCCACAACAAGAAACGGTGTCGCACCCAAGTGGGTCGCGAGAATCTCAACGTGAATGCtattcaaaagtatttacTCAGCGATACCTGTGATGATGAGGGCCCCGAGGACGTTGGCGATCCGATGCGCGAGATACACCAGGCCCCCAAGCGTCTGGCCCTGCACGACACGAACATCAGCCGCTTCAAGCGAGAGTTCATGCAGGTTCGCGTGATTGGTGTGGGGGAGTTCGGTGTTGTCTTCCAGTGCGTGAATCGGCTCGATGGTTGCATCTATGCCATCAAAAAGAGTAAGAAGCCAGTGGCAGGTAGTTCCTTTGA AAAACGTGCCCTGAATGAGGTCTGGGCCCATGCAGTTTTGGGCAAGCACGATAATGTAGTGCGCTATTATTCCGCCTGGGCGGAGGATGATCATATGTTGATACAGAACGAGTTCTGCGACGGCGGCAGTCTACATGCCCGTATCCAGGATCATTTCTTGGGCGAGGCCGAACTGAAGATTGTCCTGATGCACGTGATCGAGGGCCTGCGCTATATACACTCAAATGATTTGGTCCACATGGACCTGAAGCCCGAGAATATCTTCTCTACGATGAATCCCACTGCCCACAAGCTGGTGGAGGCGCAGCCGCAGCAAACCAAAGATGATGATGGCATGGACAGTGTCTATGAGGAGCTACGCCATACGGACATCGGTGATCGCATATACAAAATCGGTGATCTGGGCCATGTGACGTCCGTCAAGGAGCCGCATGTGGAGGAGGGCGACTGCCGCTACTTGCCCAAGGAGCTGCTCAAAGATGACTATTCGGATCTGGTTAGGGCGGACATATTTTCGCTTGGCATCACACTGTTCGAGGTGGCAGGCGGTGGACCACTACCCAAGAATGGACCCGACTGGCACAAGCTACGAAACGGTGAGGTGCCCTACCTGTCGACACTGAGCAAGGATTTCAATGAGCTGATAGCCCTAATGATGCATCCCGATCCGGATCAGAGGCCCACATCACAGTCCATTTTCAGTCATCC AATTCTGAGCGCCGTTGACTCCAAGAGCAAGCTGCAACTCGGCCTGGAGCTGACCATGGAGAGGCGCAAGAACGAGATACTTATGAACAAGCTAAGGGATGCAAAGAAAACGATAAAACAGCTCGAGGCGAAAG CTGAGTATAAACTTTCTTAA
- the x16 gene encoding probable splicing factor, arginine/serine-rich 6 isoform X1, whose product MSRHPSDRKVYVGDLGNNARKNDLEYVFGAYGSLRSVWIARNPPGFAFVEFESARDAADAVRGLDGRTVCGRRARVELSTGKYARSGGGAGGGGGGGGGGGGAGGRDRGGAGGRGDDKCYECGGRGHFARHCRERKARQRRRSNSFSRSRSTSRRRRTRSKSGGTRSRSRSAGSVGAGARRSGRSNGRDENGSVSRYSDHERNGSGAVDASPPPPKRRYEDDDDERDRGSRSASPPVRRGGSPPRRRGDSSASRSVSRD is encoded by the exons ATGTCGCGGCATCCGAGTGACCGGAAGGTTTATGTCGGAGATTTGGGTAATAACGCCCGTAAAAATGATTTGGAGTATGTCTTTGGAGCTTACGGCAGTCTGCGCAGCGTCTGGATTGCCCGCAACCCCCCAGGATTCGCCTTCGTGGAGTTCGAGAGCGCTAGAGATGCAGCGGATGCGGTACGCGGTCTAGATGGTCGCACTGTTTGTGGACGCCGAGCTCGGGTGGAGCTGTCCACTGGTAAATACGCAAGATCTGGCGGTGGAGCAGGagggggcggcggcggaggaggaggtggcggAGGCGCTGGAGGACGCGACCGCGGTGGCGCTGGTGGCCGTGGGGACGATAAGTGCTATGAATGTGGAGGCCGTGGACATTTTGCCCGCCATTGCCGTGAGCGTAAAGCAAGACAGCGACGCAG AAGCAACTCGTTCAGCAGATCTCGTAGCACATCCCGTCGCCGTCGCACTCGCTCCAAGTCTGGTGGCACTCGTTCACGCAGTCGCTCCGCTGGCTCTGTGGGCGCTGGTGCTCGCCGCTCTGGCCGCTCAAATGGACGCGATGAGAATGGTTCGGTGTCACGCTACAGCGACCATGAGCGCAATGGCAGTGGGGCAGTGGACGCATCGCCGCCGCCACCTAAGCGGCGCTacgaggatgatgatgatgagcgGGATAGAGGATCACGCTCAGCATCGCCCCCAGTGCGTCGTGGAGGATCACCACCACGCCGTCGCGGCGATTCGTCGGCATCGCGCTCCGTGTCCCGGGACTAG